A section of the Castanea sativa cultivar Marrone di Chiusa Pesio chromosome 12, ASM4071231v1 genome encodes:
- the LOC142620786 gene encoding defensin-like protein 182 encodes MSNRSTSLLFLFVLLVFNSGTMLLTKCDGDICTDGWGPCSADEECDSVCKAKHPGGYANCATVGTGARLCYCYYNCGGPPKNICIDGMGYCDNNCKDRCAAKHPGGEGVCDNYSSIFCQCIYRC; translated from the exons ATGTCTAACCGCTCCACCTCCTTGTTATTTCTATTTGTCCTCCTTGTATTCAACTCAG GTACCATGCTTCTTACAAAGTGTGATGGTGATATATGCACTGATGGTTGGGGTCCATGCAGCGCCGATGAAGAATGCGATTCTGTATGCAAGGCGAAGCATCCTGGTGGCTATGCAAATTGCGCAACTGTAGGAACTGGTGCAAGATTGTGTTATTGTTATTACAATTGTGGTGGTCCTCCCAAAAACATATGTATTGATGGTATGGGATATTGTGACAATAATTGCAAAGACAGGTGCGCCGCAAAACATCCTGGTGGTGAAGGAGTCTGCGATAACTACTCCTCCATCTTCTGTCAGTGCATCTACCGTTGTTAG